From the genome of Silurus meridionalis isolate SWU-2019-XX chromosome 20, ASM1480568v1, whole genome shotgun sequence, one region includes:
- the LOC124403265 gene encoding BTB/POZ domain-containing protein 2 isoform X1, which yields MAAGDNGGRAPCLNFPSPGPLGNSQPSNSSYTLAAGNGGSIGASGSSQSATRRSNPQPGPNGSESSGVVSGLPPNMRNSLPQAVAQGSVIAGAIGGSMAAAVASNMTGPASNAVPAPASHSSLSAPPAAAAVLVYREPVYNWQATKSTVKERFAFLFNNEVLSDVHFLVGKGMGVQRIPAHRFVLAVGSAVFDAMFNGGMATTSTEIELPDVEPAAFLALLKFLYSDEVQIGPETVMTTLYTAKKYAVPALEAHCVEFLKKNLRADNAFMLLTQARLFDEPQLASLCLENIDKNTGDALAAEGFTDIDLDTLVAVLERDTLGVREVRLFGAAVRWAEAEAHRQQLQPTPENKRRVLGKALTLIRFPLMTIEEFAAGPAQSGILTDREVVSLFLHFTVNPKPRVEFIDRPRCCLRGKECSITRFAQVESRWGYSGTSDRIRFCVNRRIFVVGFGLYGSIHGPTDYQVNIQIIHTDSNTVLGQNDTGFSCDGSSSTFRVMFKEPVEVLPNVNYTACATLKGPDSHYGTKGMRKVTHESSGSGTKTCFTFCYAAGNNNGTSVEDGQIPEVIFYT from the exons ATGGCTGCTGGAGACAACGGCGGTCGGGCCCCGTGCTTGAATTTCCCTTCTCCCGGTCCGCTGGGTAACAGTCAGCCGAGTAACAGTAGCTACACTTTGGCAGCAGGCAACGGGGGATCTATCGGTGCGAGTGGAAGCTCACAGAGTGCGACAAGACGCTCAAACCCTCAACCAGGGCCTAACGGCTCCGAAAGCAGCGGTGTCGTCTCTGGGCTTCCGCCAAACATGCGCAACTCGCTTCCGCAGGCCGTGGCGCAGGGCTCGGTGATAGCAGGGGCGATCGGGGGGTCGATGGCGGCCGCAGTTGCGTCAAACATGACCGGACCGGCGTCCAATGCAGTTCCTGCCCCTGCatctcactcctcactctctgCTCCTCCGGCTGCAGCTGCGGTTCTGGTTTACCGAGAGCCCGTCTATAACTGGCAAGCGACCAAAAGTACCGTGAAGGAAAGATTTGCGTTCCTCTTTAATAACGAGGTGCTGAGTGACGTCCACTTTCTGGTGGGTAAAGGAATGGGAGTACAACGCATACCTGCTCACAG GTTTGTTTTGGCGGTCGGCAGTGCAGTATTTGATGCCATGTTTAACGGAGGCATGGCCACCACCTCCACAGAGATCGAGCTGCCTGACGTAGAGCCCGCTGCTTTCCTGGCTTTGCTAAA GTTCCTCTACTCCGACGAGGTTCAAATCGGACCAGAGACTGTGATGACCACCCTGTACACCGCAAAGAAATACGCCGTCCCGGCGCTGGAGGCTCATTGCGTGGAGTTCTTGAAGAAGAACCTGCGGGCCGACAACGCCTTCATGCTTCTCACACAG GCCAGACTTTTCGATGAACCTCAGCTGGCGAGTCTGTGCCTCGAGAACATTGACAAGAACACGGGCGATGCTCTGGCTGCAGAAGGCTTCACAGACATAGATCTCG ACACACTCGTAGCTGTGTTGGAGCGGGACACACTCGGGGTGCGGGAGGTTCGGTTGTTCGGAGCGGCGGTGCGTTGGGCCGAGGCAGAGGCTCACCGGCAGCAGCTGCAGCCCACACCCGAGAACAAGAGGCGCGTTCTGGGAAAAGCCCTCACCCTTATCCGCTTTCCTCTAATGACCATAGAGGAGTTTGCAGCAG GTCCTGCTCAGTCAGGAATTCTGACAGACAGGGAGGTGGTCAGTCTGTTCCTCCACTTCACAGTGAATCCCAAACCGAGAGTGGAGTTCATCGACCGGCCCCGCTGCTGTCTGCGTGGGAAAGAGTGCAGCATCACGCGCTTCGCCCAGGTGGAGAGCCGCTGGGGATACAGTGGGACCAGCGATCGAATCCG ATTCTGTGTAAACCGCAGGATATTTGTCGTGGGTTTTGGACTGTACGGGTCTATACACGGACCCACAGACTATCAGGTCAACATCCAG ATCATTCACACAGACAGTAATACAGTCCTTGGTCAGAACGACACGGGTTTCAGTTGTGACGGGTCTTCGAGTACCTTTAGGGTCATGTTCAAGGAGCCAGTGGAGGTTTTGCCCAACGTTAACTACACAGCATGTGCTACTCTCAAG GGTCCCGACTCCCACTATGGCACTAAAGGCATGCGGAAGGTCACCCATGAGTCCTCAGGATCCGGCACCAAAACCTGCTTCACCTTCTGCTACGCTGCCGGCAACAACAATGGCACTTCCGTCGAGGATGGCCAGATCCCAGAGGTCATCTTCTACACATAA
- the armc6 gene encoding LOW QUALITY PROTEIN: armadillo repeat-containing protein 6 (The sequence of the model RefSeq protein was modified relative to this genomic sequence to represent the inferred CDS: inserted 1 base in 1 codon): protein MAKRRIAQETFDSVVRENIEEFDMEESEALNEAIEQFESQGVDLSNIVKAVPRKSSEATTDAQSHEVLQALHSIRSALESPSTSVLESLKHFTEQCAVGFAQRYLAAQKDAYPTLLSCCQAAGDDNNVLSASLAALSALMDGQPDLLEAEGRGFLIDTXCSHQEDPALTCLVIRTVRHCCLKHEQNRQDLVKAGVIRLLISVIKRHMERPEVVKEACIVLRVLTFDDDVRVPFGHSHEHAKMIVLEHNGLKVIVDVAKAHPENVPVLRELCATLSRLAVRNEFCQEIVDLGGLKFMMTLLADSLDCQDLAKQVLSAMRAIAGNDDVKDGIVEAGGTELIVMAVNRHINNTQVCEQGCAALSVLALRKPGNCKVIMESGGAQAALQAMKTHPGNINVQKQSCMLFRNLVARTRDFSQPILEMGAEALIGQALASHRDCGDLAKAALRDLGCQVELRELWTGKKGSLTN from the exons ATGGCGAAACGCAGAATCGCGCAGGAGACGTTTGACTCGGTGGTGAGGGAGAACATTGAGGAGTTCGACATGGAGGAGAGTGAAGCTCTAAACGAAGCAATCGAGCAGTTTGAGTCTCAGG GTGTGGATCTGAGTAATATTGTCAAGGCGGTACCCAGAAAATCTTCTGAAGCGACCACAGATGCTCAATCTCATGAAGTCCTCCAG GCTCTACACTCCATCAGAAGCGCATTAGAGTCCCCGTCTACATCCGTGTTGGAGAGTTTAAAGCATTTCACGGAACAGTGTGCCGTCGGATTTGCTCAACGATACCTGGCCGCCCAAAAAGATGCCTATCCCACACTCCTCTCTTGCTGCCAAGCTGCTGGTGACGACAACAACGTGCTCTCCGCTTCTCTTGCAGCTCTTTCAGCGCTCATGGACGGCCAGCCAGATCTTCTGGAGGCAGAGGGTCGGGGCTTTCTGATTGACA TATGCAGCCACCAGGAGGATCCGGCGCTGACCTGCCTGGTTATCCGGACGGTGCGTCACTGCTGTCTGAAGCACGAGCAGAACAGGCAGGACCTGGTGAAGGCCGGGGTGATTCGCCTACTCATCAGTGTCATAAAACGGCATATGGAGCGGCCCGAGGTGGTCAAAGAGGCCTGCATTGTTCTTAGAGTCTTGACCTTTGATGATGACGTGCGGGTTCCTTTCGGCCACTCGCACGAACACGCCAAAATGATCGTATTGGAGCACAATGGACTCAAGGTCATTGTAGATGTTGCGAAAG CCCATCCCGAGAACGTGCCGGTCCTCAGGGAGCTGTGTGCCACTCTGTCCCGCCTCGCTGTAAGGAACGAGTTCTGCCAGGAAATTGTGGATTTGGGAGGACTGAAGTTCATGATGACGCTGCTAGCGGACAGCTTGGACTGTCAG GACCTTGCAAAGCAGGTGTTGAGTGCGATGCGGGCGATCGCAGGAAATGATGACGTCAAAGACGGCATTGTGGAAGCAGGCGGGACGGAGCTTATTGTCATGGCGGTAAACCGACACATAAATAATACACAG GTGTGTGAACAAGGCTGTGCCGCTCTCAGTGTGCTCGCTCTGCGCAAACCCGGAAACTGCAAAGTCATCATGGAGAGCGGAGGAGCTCAGGCCGCACTGCAGGCCATGAAAACGCATCCAGGGAACATTAACGTGCAG AAACAGTCGTGTATGCTGTTCAGAAACCTGGTTGCAAGAACACGCGATTTCAGTCAGCCTATTCTGGAAATGGGAGCCGaagctctgattggtcaggctCTGGCCTCACACCGGGACTGCGGTGACTTGGCGAAAGCTGCTCTCAGAGACCTGGGCTGTCAGGTGGAGCTGAGAGAACTGTGGACTGGCAAGAAAGGAAGCCTGACTAACTAA
- the LOC124403265 gene encoding BTB/POZ domain-containing protein 2 isoform X2: protein MAAGDNGGRAPCLNFPSPGPLGNSQPSNSSYTLAAGNGGSIGASGSSQSATRRSNPQPGPNGSESSGVVSGLPPNMRNSLPQAVAQGSVIAGAIGGSMAAAVASNMTGPASNAVPAPASHSSLSAPPAAAAVLVYREPVYNWQATKSTVKERFAFLFNNEVLSDVHFLVGKGMGVQRIPAHRFVLAVGSAVFDAMFNGGMATTSTEIELPDVEPAAFLALLKFLYSDEVQIGPETVMTTLYTAKKYAVPALEAHCVEFLKKNLRADNAFMLLTQARLFDEPQLASLCLENIDKNTGDALAAEGFTDIDLDTLVAVLERDTLGVREVRLFGAAVRWAEAEAHRQQLQPTPENKRRVLGKALTLIRFPLMTIEEFAAVNPKPRVEFIDRPRCCLRGKECSITRFAQVESRWGYSGTSDRIRFCVNRRIFVVGFGLYGSIHGPTDYQVNIQIIHTDSNTVLGQNDTGFSCDGSSSTFRVMFKEPVEVLPNVNYTACATLKGPDSHYGTKGMRKVTHESSGSGTKTCFTFCYAAGNNNGTSVEDGQIPEVIFYT from the exons ATGGCTGCTGGAGACAACGGCGGTCGGGCCCCGTGCTTGAATTTCCCTTCTCCCGGTCCGCTGGGTAACAGTCAGCCGAGTAACAGTAGCTACACTTTGGCAGCAGGCAACGGGGGATCTATCGGTGCGAGTGGAAGCTCACAGAGTGCGACAAGACGCTCAAACCCTCAACCAGGGCCTAACGGCTCCGAAAGCAGCGGTGTCGTCTCTGGGCTTCCGCCAAACATGCGCAACTCGCTTCCGCAGGCCGTGGCGCAGGGCTCGGTGATAGCAGGGGCGATCGGGGGGTCGATGGCGGCCGCAGTTGCGTCAAACATGACCGGACCGGCGTCCAATGCAGTTCCTGCCCCTGCatctcactcctcactctctgCTCCTCCGGCTGCAGCTGCGGTTCTGGTTTACCGAGAGCCCGTCTATAACTGGCAAGCGACCAAAAGTACCGTGAAGGAAAGATTTGCGTTCCTCTTTAATAACGAGGTGCTGAGTGACGTCCACTTTCTGGTGGGTAAAGGAATGGGAGTACAACGCATACCTGCTCACAG GTTTGTTTTGGCGGTCGGCAGTGCAGTATTTGATGCCATGTTTAACGGAGGCATGGCCACCACCTCCACAGAGATCGAGCTGCCTGACGTAGAGCCCGCTGCTTTCCTGGCTTTGCTAAA GTTCCTCTACTCCGACGAGGTTCAAATCGGACCAGAGACTGTGATGACCACCCTGTACACCGCAAAGAAATACGCCGTCCCGGCGCTGGAGGCTCATTGCGTGGAGTTCTTGAAGAAGAACCTGCGGGCCGACAACGCCTTCATGCTTCTCACACAG GCCAGACTTTTCGATGAACCTCAGCTGGCGAGTCTGTGCCTCGAGAACATTGACAAGAACACGGGCGATGCTCTGGCTGCAGAAGGCTTCACAGACATAGATCTCG ACACACTCGTAGCTGTGTTGGAGCGGGACACACTCGGGGTGCGGGAGGTTCGGTTGTTCGGAGCGGCGGTGCGTTGGGCCGAGGCAGAGGCTCACCGGCAGCAGCTGCAGCCCACACCCGAGAACAAGAGGCGCGTTCTGGGAAAAGCCCTCACCCTTATCCGCTTTCCTCTAATGACCATAGAGGAGTTTGCAGCAG TGAATCCCAAACCGAGAGTGGAGTTCATCGACCGGCCCCGCTGCTGTCTGCGTGGGAAAGAGTGCAGCATCACGCGCTTCGCCCAGGTGGAGAGCCGCTGGGGATACAGTGGGACCAGCGATCGAATCCG ATTCTGTGTAAACCGCAGGATATTTGTCGTGGGTTTTGGACTGTACGGGTCTATACACGGACCCACAGACTATCAGGTCAACATCCAG ATCATTCACACAGACAGTAATACAGTCCTTGGTCAGAACGACACGGGTTTCAGTTGTGACGGGTCTTCGAGTACCTTTAGGGTCATGTTCAAGGAGCCAGTGGAGGTTTTGCCCAACGTTAACTACACAGCATGTGCTACTCTCAAG GGTCCCGACTCCCACTATGGCACTAAAGGCATGCGGAAGGTCACCCATGAGTCCTCAGGATCCGGCACCAAAACCTGCTTCACCTTCTGCTACGCTGCCGGCAACAACAATGGCACTTCCGTCGAGGATGGCCAGATCCCAGAGGTCATCTTCTACACATAA